actttaaaatataatttattcctgtgaagcaaaactgaattttaagcatcattactacagagaaaaacaagaatgtttttgctcaggtgccCAAAATGTCtgcccaaagaaaaaaaaaatagagggagCATTGATGATAAAGACTCCCTTATTTTGTTGAGAACGTTTCCTGcatgttttaatgaataattgataCAAGCTTTATTAGTAAAGgggatgtgtgtgtttatttgggaaagctttatgaatatgaaaatgcatatgtatgtgtatagtgGTCAGAAATGTAAACATCCCTTGTCTTGAATGttctaaatatatgtatatgcatgtcTTTGTTTTCATATTCCAGCATTACAAGCGGCTAAAAGTAAGCCAAATTAAGTTTTACCTATATTGAAATTGATAAATGTAATAgttcttaattaattaaaaaaaaaaatgaatgtgtttttgttttgtttttttgtttttgttttcacagtTATAGCAGTGGATGATTTTGgtatgtcaaaatatttttcttatttattgatGTGAAATAGTTTAGTAGCTGTTATCTATCTGATTAGTGTTTTTtagtatgtaaaatgtaaaaatggatgTTGAATGCTAAGGGGCATTGTTGGGTACAACACAGCACAACCCCTTAATTGTAACCTTAttgagtttttatatatataaaggattAAAGGATTAAAATCGGTAAGTTATGAGCAACTTTTagctttaagatgttttgtgaatacaggccctgAAATCTGATTTGACTAATCAGTTGATGATttgacaaatgtgaccctggaccacaaaaccagtcataagggtaaattttttgaaattgagatttatacatcatctgaaagctgaataaataagctttgcattgatgtatggtttgttaggatagaacaatatttggatGAGATACaatttgaaaatttggaatctgagggtgcaaaaaaatccaaatattgagaaaattgcctttaatggcaattaaagttgtccaaatgaagttcttagcaatgcatattactaatcaaaaattaagttttgatatatttatgcaaggaaatatatatatatatatatatatatatatatatatatatattatatatatatatgatttttggcataaaagaaaaattataaatttgacccatataatgtatttttggctcttgctacaaatatacttgtgctgcttatgactggtttggtgctccagggtcacaaatttcCATTTGCTGGAATTATAATTGCGGAagtgcatcatttttttttaactatttgaaTTATGTTTACAATGTGTTCACAACCCCTGAGTTGTAAccttattgattttataaaaaaataaaaaataaaccttaagGACACAATTAAGGATTATTAAGGacacaaatattgataaaatatatatttaaaaaaaaaaaaaaaaattaataaagtgcAATACTGCTTGTAAAAGAAACAGCTTCTGACATAGCAGAGCAATGCAATGAATGTTGCACAGGTGTTTTTAGCTAGACAGAAATGCTGCCCATTTGTGGGagtgcattaaaaaatgtaagataTTTCATTTCCTTCTTTTTCAGATTTGTATGATCATCCTCTACCAACTTGTaagttattcaatttaaagtattttctgttttttgtttttgttttttacttgcatttggtcTCAGGTTCATAAGTAGACCATCTAGACATCATTGTAGGCTAcgaaatcacaataatattttggtttttaaagATAAAAGCTCCCATACTTTGTTGCGAATGTTTAGCTGTCACTTCTCTCTGTTTTAAGGTATAATATTAGCAAGATTTTTAGAAATTATGACATATATTGTCATAACTTTTCCTGTAAACTGTTTGGTCTGTGTATACTTGTACTGTCTGTGTGCCAATCagtacacacagtacacacatcacCACATCACCAGGATTATTAAGgacacaaatatttataaaatatatatttaacaaaaaaatgaattaagtGCAATACTACTTGTAAAAGAAACAGCTTCTGACATAACAGAGCAATGCAATGAATGTTGCACAGGTGTTTTTAGCTAGACAGAAATGCTGCCTATTTGTGGGagtgcattaaaaaatgtaagataTTTCATTTCCTTCTTTTTCAGATATGTATGATCATCCTCTACCAACTTGTAAGTTATTCAATttgaagtgttttctgttttttgtttttgttttttacttgcatttggttTCAGATTCATAAGTAGACCATCTAGACATCATTGTAGGCTACAAAATCAcgataatattttgttttgtttttttaagataaaagctCCCCTACTTTGTTGCGAATGTTTAGCTGTCACTTCTCTCtgttttaagttataatattAGCAAGATTTTTAGAAATTATGACATATTGTCATAACTTTTCCTGTAAACTGTTTGGTCTGTGTATACTTGTACTGTTTGTGTGCCAATCagtacacacagtacacacatcacCACATCACCAGGATTATTAAGgacacaaatatttataaaatatatatttaacaaaaaaaatgaattaagtgCAATACTACTTGTAAAAGAAACAGCTTCTGACATAACAGAGCAATGCAATGAATGTTGCACAGGTGTTTTTAGCTAGACAGAAATGCTGCCCATTTGTGGGagtgcattaaaaaatgtaagataTTTCATTTCCTTCTTTTTCAGATTTGTATGATCATCCTCTACCAACTTGTaagttattcaatttaaagtattttctgttttttgtttctgttttttacttGCATTTACTCTCAGATTCATAAGTAGACCATCTAGACATCATTGTAGACTACAAAATCACGataatattttggtttttaaagATAAAAGCTCCCATTCTTTGTTGCGAATGTTTAGCTGTCACTTCTCTCTGTTTTAATGTGGATTTAAATCTTTTACAATGTTTGTTGGTCTTAGATGCCTTCCCAACTATGCATACAACTACTCCCCCTGCTGTGCAaggtataacatttttatttttcttaattttttccccctttttttcagAGCATGCACATATTTTAAGAAATACTCATGacatttttgttctctctccaaaAGTCCATAGCAATCGTTTTCTGCTGCCCGTTGTTGGTCAGTCGAAGCCACTTTGTTTTGATGTTCCTGTTCCTCACAAACTCAGACTCCTACAGGATTCAGCTTCAGGTTAGACATTAAGGGATGTTTGTTCTACATGTGCATCTATTTAACAGGCCATCTGTCTTATGAATATGTTTCCTGTGTTCATCCTAGAGTTCTCTATGAACGGAGAGTCTTTGAGTGAACAAAATGGATTCCATCAAATTGCTATTCATTACAAAACTAACCATCACTTGATAATAAGCACAAAGTCTATCAGTTACCATAATGGCCAGGACAATGTTGAGATTTTGTGGGGCCAGGAACTGACCCAACACAATACAGATGGGTAAATACAGAAGTGTAGAAAGAACAAactatatattcataaattaatgCTAAATATTCTGCATTTTACCTGTtcccttttttttaacagttttattgtgaTAAAACAGAGGTAGAATTCACTCATGAGTTACTCTCTATCAACAGTGTGTCTCTGGTTGTTctggaaaatgaaatgaatgttacCATGGGAAATATTGGTGTTGTTATTATTTCTCATAAGAAAGATGGGGTCATGTTTTTGTGGCCTGCCATTTGGGAATATCCAAAAGATGTCAACCTGACAGGTGTTTTAGGTAAGAGAGCAATtcactttataaatatttaaacattacttACAGCATCAAAACTTGCCTTCTGCCGATACTGAAGTAGGCTCCgcattaaaggaaaagttcacccaaaaaatgaaattttgttgaCAACTTTGcaggccatcctagatgtagatgagtttgtttctatatcggaacagatgtggagaaattttgcattacatcacttgctcaagatctccgtcagaatgagagaccaaacagctgataaaaatatcactaaaaatctacaagtaatccacaccacccCAGTCCTTCAATTAacgttttgtgaagtgaaaagctgcatgtttgtaacaaacaaatacatcactaagatgtgggttttttttatatacttcaaAGTCCTTTTTTTCCCCAGTGACATCATCAGCATTATAGCTAGTGgggatacattttcagcaaattttcctttttggatgaactaatcatttaaaaatatttaacccGACAACCCGTTTAGAAGAACAGTGTGCCAAAAACCTTAATATGAATATAATCAAAATGTCAGTGATGTTATTGTGTCAGTTATGTACTTTACATTGGTTAGCCAAcaactgtttattgttattaagtagatattttggataaattgCTGTTGTTAAACCAACATAAGTGACAAACCAAAATATCTGTTGATAATCTTAGGAAAGTCTGATATTTCATATGTGAAGACTAATGGATCACAAACACCAACTCTTAAGATGAAGGACAAGGAGGTGAAGACATATTTGTAAGTGATTCAGTTAATAAATCCATACAACCTTCCATAAAACATTTTGTAcctaattttaaaacataatgtgTTGCCCTGTATGtttagaaatatttcatttgtgtcTGTTAATTGTAGGGAGACTGTCAGCGATTACAGATTACATTCAACTCCTACTCGGGAATGCTGGCTTGTCCCATTCCAGGCTGTGATGGAGGCAGAGATTTCTGATTTCACTGTCACTCAGCTGTAGAGCTGACAAACAGTGTTTCCTTTTGATTTTGATGGttcattttaagtaaatgctTCAATAGTTTCATCCTACCTGGCCTAGGAAGACGTACTTATAATTGTCTTAAGTATATCGTTTTCTTGATATgctgacttttttgtttgtttgttttgtttgtgtaaatcCACTTCAGCTACCTTTCCATGGATTAATCAGGATTGActcttaataaatacaaattctcaTGTCTAATGTTTGCTTAAAATGCAAGAACTGCAAATATCGAATGCAGATTAAGTTTGCAATACAGTtatggataaaaaaaagagaagaattcCAAATGTAGATCATAACGtagtttacatttagtcattcagcagacacttttatccaaagcgacttacaaatgaggataatggaagcaatcaaaatcaaaagagcaatgatacgcaagtgctataacaagtctcagttagcttaacgcagaaCACAtagaaagttttattattattattattatataataaataaaaagaaaacttttggtATAGTAGAAGAATAGTAGGAGAtggtgttagaggccttttttgcttttgttaattgtataataaaaaaaagaaatagaatacaaaaaaatattagaaaagctatatatatatatggtcattccaccaggagggaacatttaattttaaagtctgtgaaagtgattttgtgcctctttgggatggcaaaataaagcaacgttcacttggagaatgcaagcttctagagggcacataagtcagaagtagtgaatttaggtaaaggggtacAGAGCtcgtggtggttttgtaggcaaacattaatgccttgaattttatgtgagcagctatttgTAGGCAGTGCAatttgataaacagaggtgtgacgtgcattctttttggctcattaaaaattgatcttgctgccgtgttctggattaattgtaattgtaaattaattgtaGTTCTTTCATTATGCCTCcatactgaaaatatatttttaacatagaAGTGTAAtcaaaagaacacatttaaaatggaaaattacattgtttttttctcaaaagctGCCTTCTCCttttaaatttatgatttaatattccCTCTCAAGCAAAAAAGATTTGAACCACAAAAGAGATTTGCAAATTCATCAAATATTCCTTTAGATGtgatctttaaaataaaggtttcacaCAGACGAAAAATTGGaggttccccaaagaatctttcagtgatcagttcttaaaattTTCTAAACGTGACAAACATGTTAATTATCtgaagaaactttttccacaattTAGAgtcttttgtgaaatgtaaaggttccctggatgttaaagattcttcacgGAAACATAGATGTCAATAATgaaccttcatttctttttttttctttctttttttaagagtgcataTTCTCCTTAAAACTCAAGTCAAACAAGCCCTTGACAAATTTGAAGTTTAACCAACACAAACTATTAAAACAATGTACAATGCCAGCTGTTTGGTTCCTCTTGACATTTTATAAGGCTGCAaaattagtacatttaaataCCAGAACTAAGTTCCTTAGTGTTAAAACCATTGGTCATTTTTGCATCACATGTTCTACACATTtgtttataaacaaaatgttcaTTGTTAGTACATTATATACAGCCATTCAAGCATGTAAACAACTTTATGGAATAAATCATGATTAACTCTTAACTGTGTGACTTTAGGAGGGTCTATTTCTACAGACTCTTCGACCCAGGTCCATTAGTTCCTTCCTGAATTTCTCTGACATAAAAACGTAGAGAATGGGGTTGGCCACTGTAGAAGAGGTTGCCATTATGCGAGCAAAGGTAGCAAAAGGTCCAAAGTGAGGTAAAGGACCAGCCGCTTTATCATCCTCAGCTATTTGGGCAAACATCAAGCCATAGGATGGCAGCCAACACAATGCAAAAGCCAGCACTAACAAAGCAGATGTCTGGGTCACATGCACATGGTAGTGCTCCAAATGGTCAATCGGAGTTGTGCGGCCCTGTCTAGTTGTTTTGAGGAAATGGTATATCTTGACATAGGCTATTACAATGATCCCAAGGGGAAATGCAAAAGCAAGTAGGAAATGGCACACTCCATATGCCAACTGGCCTTTGTCAGACAGGAAATTGAAACAGGCCAGGTTCTCATGGGCTTTATGGTTGTCCAGTGTCCTCCAAGCAAACTGAGGTGATGCCAGGATGACCGCTGGTATCCACAGTACACCCGCAACTACTTTTAAATGCCCCTCTTTACGCCATTGATATGCTTTTGACTGATGGACCACAATGATGTACCGTGCAAAAGCCAAAGTGGCCAGCGTAAAGGCACTCGCCGCTGTACACATCGCACTCAAGAAGCTCACAGACTTGCACATGAAGCTTCCAAATGGCCAGTGACGGGTTGCAATGGCGACTGTGTGGTATGGAAGACAGGAAAGGAGGAGAAGGTCTGCCACACTTAATGACATAAGAAGAACATCCgtgccatttgcatttgtttgtcgGAGTCCTCCTGTCCTTCCTCCACTGGGCTGTCCAAGTCCTCGCCGCATTGTACGACAGATGACGATAAGAACCAGGATGTGTCCCACCACCCCGGTTACCAGGATGAAGCTGTCAAATATGGGTACCAACACTCGCTCAACATCACTCAGTCCATGACTGGAACTGTTCGTCTCTGTAGTCTCATTAACCATAATGGAGTGTCCAACAATTAACAACAATCTGATTATAAATGTAATTGGTTCTTAATTCCAAGTATTATTTTCATGCATCTCTACAAACAGTTCTACAACATTCATGCAGCAAATACTGTACAAACCTGGACAAAGTTTTACTACTATTTCCCTTTCGAGGCGTCTCTCAGACCATTAGAAAATGTTCAAACATTTGTCAACAGTCCTCTGGTTATACAGTGTACATCCTTGTGCATTCTTGTAGTTTTGCCTGTGAGGTCCAGAAAAGATTATACTGTACAGTAGTCTTGATAAAACGCTCTGGAATGCATCAATAGTTAATGATTGCAGGACTCCAAGTGCAGAAATACTATTGGTTTAGTTCTTTTCAGGAGAAACAAAAAGTTGCCTGAAATCATTGTTTATTTGTCTTTCCACAGATTTATTTCCTCTGTAATTCCTTTATAGATATGGCAGATGCAAAGCCATAACAATGTTGCACTTGCCTGTAGTGACTTCAGTGGTTGCAGATGCATTCCAAGGATTTGCTGGATATTCCTTCAACTTCAAGATTAACTTCACAGATTCAATGTCTATGAGCTCAATAATCCACAAAATCAGTCTGCTGGAACTCCCATGGTATTATTCAAAAGATCTCGAGTGGAAAGCCGTGCTTCAAACGGAAACTTAAACAGCCAGAGAGAGGCAAGTAAAATGGCCTTTGACCTGACAGCAGTGACGCAGTGCCTATAAACACAGAGCTTTGTTTAACCACCCATTTAGTGAACTGTCAAGTTAAGTCAGTAGATATAACGTCCAGCTTCTGTCTTTGAATTCTTTTTATCCCAGGCCCTTAATCCATGTTTTAGCCTGGGAGTTGACAATTTGTTTGCACAGCTTTGCcatgttaaaataatatgattaaatCACATTTACctcccaaaattaacattttgacataattttattcactcttgtgtcattccaaactatGGAacctttggaacacaaaagatattttgaagaatgtttttgccCATGCAATGAAACAAgacatttaagtgtgtgtgtgtgtgtgtgtgtgtgtgtgtgtgtgtgtgtgtgtgtgtgtgtgtgaataaccCCATTAATTAATACTGAGGAATAAGAGTTACATAATCTTACATTTCCTTCAAGTTCCTTTACAGGAAGTGTTACAGTAAGTCATAAATACGTCATCAGATATGTTTAAAGCACAAAGACAAAGGTCAAAACATAGAGATAAAGTGTCCTGTACATAATTTAGATTGTCAGTGTAACTGCTGACTCAAATACCCACATCCTTGAAGTCTTAGTTAAATCTAATGAATCACCATGACTTGGTTAATGACATAAACCTTTAGACAGTATATGCGTTTATGCATTTGTGTTTATAGACTCAAACGTATCtgatgatttttaaaagttttcattAGGACTGAACAGAGAAAATAACAATAGCtgtcatttttactatttataaagtttatttttttaccacTGCATTTAATGCAGTTccaaataaaaccttaaaacttataataaaacttcaaaaaaaaaaaatacatttatgtcacTTGCTAATGTAAACAAGTATGTACTTGTTTCACCTGGACATGCTAGTAATGAATATTATGTTAGATGTGATAGATGTTACATGTTGTGATATATCATATTTGggcaaatgtttaaatgtttaatggaCAGAAATGTTTATTCGATTAAACCCCAATCCTAAAATGCACATAATTTAcaatcatttagattttaaagAAGGATCATTTGTGTTagtgttaaaataaaattccagaacacattgtttttatgttaatgaaTTTATTGAAATGCTGGGGTGTGTCAGAGATATaatgtttgccaaaaaaatacacttaacacAAACACCAGCAAGTGTTTTACATGGAAACATGCTCTGTTTATCATTTGTCAGCTTTGAACTCTACAGCTTAGTGACAGTGAAACCAGAAATGTCTCTCTGCATCACAGCGTAGAACGAGACAAGCCAGCATTTGATAACCGGCTTTGAAGAAAGTCTGTAGTCTGTGATGTCCTCCCTACAGACACATTCATAGATTAAACAGATGTATAATATGAGAAAACGATCAGTAGTGTACGTATTGTTAATCACGTACCAGCTCGCGCTCACTTCCTGGTCATTTATTTTTAGAGTTGGTGTTTGTGATCCTTGAATCTCCTCATATGAAGCATCAGTTTTTCCTTTAATATTATCAACAGTTATTTAACCCATATTGGTTTAATTAATAAAGCAAGTTACAAATCAAAATGTACTATTTGATTGCTAAATTGTCAATTTACCTAAAATGCCTGTCAAACTGACATCTTTTGGCTGTTGCCGAACAGCAGGCCACAGAAACATGTCCCTTTTTTCCTTATGGAGAAGAATAACGATGTGAATTTTTCCCATGGTGACGTCTATTTCATTGCTCCGTAGAATCAGAGACACGCTGATGAAACAGAAAAGCTGAAGAATGAATTCTATCTTTCAGGTTAACAAAGAGCTATTACATACACAAGTTTAGTAAAAACACATATAGTTTAAAGGTATTAATATACCCCTCAGTATTGTGTTGGGTCGGTTCCTGGCCCCATAAGAACTCAACTTGATTCTGGCCATCGTGGTATCTGATAGATGTTGTGTTTATAGTCAGATGATGGTTTGTTTTGTAATGAAAAGTAATTTGATGGAATCCATTTTGTCCAGTCAGGGATTCTCCATTCATAGAGAACTCTAGGACACACAGTGTATGTACAAAACATTCAATTTAAGAAAAAGATGATTTTCAAAAGGATGTGCATGTAGTAAATGTGTAATAGTAACCTGAAGCTGAATCCTGTAGGAGTCTGAGTTTGTGAGGAACAGGAACATCAAAACAGAGTGGCTTAGACTGACCAACAACAGGCAGCAGGAAACGATTGCTATGAACTGTTGGAGCTAAAACAGAACATAATCAAATGCAACATCATcatttttctataattttataataattaagtttGAGACCTTCTTATGTACCTGACACTGTAGAAATAACAGTTACCCTCCTCAGATCTGTGTGcattttagctaaaaaaaaaagaggtttagtAATTAAAAAGCCAAATACAGGCTATTAATAATAAAGCTTTTCATGCTAAGTCAGTTTAGCAAtaagtgaaattattattattattattattattattattattattattattattattattattattgttaaaggtTTTTGAAAAAAGAAGGGTACAATGTCATACATACCATCAGGTTCCAGAAACTCAAAGCTTGGGACTGTGAAAATTAATGTTAGGCATTATATAgacaataaaatactttaatttcttATGAagtacaataatgcaaaaattgaTAACTAGACAAGTCATGCATGATATGCACATGACAGCtgtgtttattcattattaaatctaaataaatatatatatatatatatatatatatatatatatatatatatatatatatatatatatatatatatatatatatatatattttatggagGGGTTTCAAGACAGATTTTAGAAAAAGGGATAGCCTTAATGATCATGGTCAACAGAATACTGCTTTGTGTGAATACTATGGAAGCTATATGATAAGGTTGCAATTTCCATTTTCCATACCAGGCATTCCACCACGGAGCCCTTGACGATGACGCAGAAGAGGAATATGACCAGCACCACCATGTCTTAATGCTgagatataaaacaaattatatttttttgtatgtatatatgtgtatgtatatgtatgtatatatgtgtatatatatatatattttatgtatatatatattttttatatttatttaaaattatgattttttctatttgtct
This DNA window, taken from Cyprinus carpio isolate SPL01 chromosome B11, ASM1834038v1, whole genome shotgun sequence, encodes the following:
- the LOC109051618 gene encoding galanin receptor type 1, whose amino-acid sequence is MVNETTETNSSSHGLSDVERVLVPIFDSFILVTGVVGHILVLIVICRTMRRGLGQPSGGRTGGLRQTNANGTDVLLMSLSVADLLLLSCLPYHTVAIATRHWPFGSFMCKSVSFLSAMCTAASAFTLATLAFARYIIVVHQSKAYQWRKEGHLKVVAGVLWIPAVILASPQFAWRTLDNHKAHENLACFNFLSDKGQLAYGVCHFLLAFAFPLGIIVIAYVKIYHFLKTTRQGRTTPIDHLEHYHVHVTQTSALLVLAFALCWLPSYGLMFAQIAEDDKAAGPLPHFGPFATFARIMATSSTVANPILYVFMSEKFRKELMDLGRRVCRNRPS